GAATCAAATCGCCATGGAACTCAGAAAGCTCCCTCATGCCTGCGAATCTACACAAATATTGAAGGCCAGCATGTGCCAAAAGGCTCCTGTGGATGCTCTCATGAAGCAAGTAGCTGCTGGCATGGGGCCAGAAGACGTGGCAAATCGGGACAAATCATCCCAGAAAACTTCAGCTTCTGTGAGAGGAGCTGGGAAGAGCTCTGTTAAGAAAATGGGGAAACCTGCAATGTTACCTCGTATAAAACCAACCCAGCCTGGTCAAggttctgaaaatgaaagcGAAGCAATGAAACTGGCACGGGAACATTGCTGGGAATCCCTGCACGAGTTCTGCTCCTACATTATTGGCTTCTTTAGAGGTTAAGGATTTACTTCAGGTAAAGCTCCATCTTGCAGCACAGTAAAATGTATCTAAGAGTAACCCTGCCGtaattctctttattttaatgttgGGGATCTTTCAGGGGGCATGAATAGGGGTGTTCCAAGATCACTAACAAATCTAAAGTTGGAAATTCATACTGTGGCTTCTGAAGATTCACAGAACCTAAACTCCCCTGAATACCTGGTAGCTCAGGACTCCCTGACTGACTGAGTCTTTAGTACATACTGAGGTAATTGTTCCATCTGTTGATAACAAATTAGTGTCATTTTGAGCAAGTTATACGTTGCTGCATCTTAGAATTTATGTCTGAATCCTACAGTATTTCAATTCTAGCTGTTTGAATTGGGCTCATTTCtcccttctgccttttcttccctcttgcGCTGTTTTTGGATTTAAGCCAGGAACATGATAAATAACAAATACAACAGATGGATGGGAAAAGTGCAATTCAGATCATTATATTCAGAATTTGGAAGAATAAAGTTTGTTTATCAGAACTGCTGCTTAGTAGTTAAccatttaaattttaaaagcaattcatAATCGACTTGCAGAAATTAATAAAACCAAAAACTGCGTCTGTTTCTGTAGCCTCACTGTCATCCCCATGCAGACTCCTCTGATAAGTTCTCAAGTTTTCAGCCAAGCTACACAGTGGCAAAGCCCTCCAGAAGTAATTGGCTTTATACCTACTTACATTTCACCTCAGAGAGATTGCCAGGAGTAGGAAACTAAAGCTGAAAAAACTTTTGACAGAAATGGGAGTATACTTAGCATGAGCCAGGGCTTAGTCCGCTCATGTTCTTGGTTTGCTCCATACAACCAAGTGactaattttttctctttgttttgcagttttttccacAACTGAAGAAGGGTCCCTGCTGTAGTTTAATAACTCAGACTTAAGAATTTGGGTTTGAACTTGATCATCTCTATAAAAGTTGTAGCTATTTCTCTTTGCACTCCTAAAATGAAACTTTTCAACAGCCctgaaagaagcaagaatcaGAGTAACTGTACTTGGATATGATGATAAACCGACTCCTGCATGTACTGCATTATGTAACTGAGGTTCCACTTCTGCTGGTCTTGAACAGGGCTTTgtgtgtgctgagctgctttgctgtgctaGAGATGAGGGCTGTACATGATGCTACAGTTTAGGCAAACAATAAAATTGAGGATTTTGGAAACGTGCCTCATGTGCTTTCTTATAATCTTGAataaatgatggaaaaatgTGTGAGGTTATGATACTTGGTACCTCTTTCTTAAAAGATTTTTCACCAGAAAAAGTGGATTGCTTTTCCACTGTTAACATGTTTTCATTAGTATTTTCAACATTGTTACATTCATAATGTAATAAGTTTCAGCCAACAGGAAAGACTTTGAAGAAATGGAGGAAGATTATAAGAGTGCATTTCTGAACAGAGTAAATTAGAAGTGCACTGCTGATGCAGCTGTAAAGTTTTGCGTTGTCAGGATCTGTGAGTAGTGACGTAATGCTTAGGTTCAAATCAGTATTCTGAAAGGTAACTCATGTCTTTGTGCTTATGTAAGTAAATATTCCCTGCACAGACTCCATCAAAACATAAAGCAAGAGCTAACAGCCTTTTATCAAAATTTACAAAGCACTTATGCTGTCTTTTATCTTATCTTCTATGTGAGCTTCTCAGCAAGgatgtaaataaatgaaaaaaaaaaacttgctacCACAGACACTGGTAGCAGTCTATATTTGCAATTAAACAGTTTCTGCACTGCACAGTTAATTACTTAATCCATCTTTACTCACGGATTTGCAATTCTTACCTCATAATCCTTGATTCCAGGGCTTGCCTGCCCCATCActgaatgttttgctttgttcttacTATTTTACATAAAAGGCAAAGGACAGCTTGAGTTCTGACAAACTTGACCTCAAGCAAGCGTATGTTTTTGTCACCCCTGAATCTAACCAGATTAGTCTTCATTTTATAATTCGTTATGCTTGTTAGGCTCTCGCACTGAACaccaaaagcagcagagcaaagaTTTACCTAACTCCTGATACAAAACACATGGCCATTACTGATTCTAGTTAGTAGAGGCCAAACATCATGTCTGTAGTGCATTTTTTCCCTGGGAAATCATACCTcatttcagcagagcagagctgtgtgtgcttgcTGTTGTGTTGCCCACAGTGGCTGTGTGAAGTTTCATCATTGAAGTGGAAATGAGTTCTCGTACCAAAGGCTCCTCATTCATCAGATGTTTTCTGCAAGATCCAAAATGCACGATTAAGCACTGTACTAAACAGAAAGTACTAAACAGAAAGGTAAAGGTTTTGGCACCAAGGTGAGGGAGCACTTGGATTGTGTTTGATTGGGCAACGCTATGCTCCCTCAGCAAGCCAGCTAGTTATAATGATGTTGCCACCAAATGGGATGTTAACTGAAATACCCCACCTTAGCCTAACAGTGCTGTGATTGTGTTGGCCGCATTGCCACTTACCCATGTTCAGCACTAGAAATTTAATCACAATGTTTCAGTATGAAAGTGCTATTCATTAATGAAAGGATGAATTGAGATGTGTTTGTGGTGAGCTCAGCACACTTTTCAAGTACTCTGTGAATGAATGAAACTCgctgttttattcattttaggTTAACCTGTTACTCCCTGAAGTGAGTACCAAAGGAAGTTTGCAGTTTGTCTTTATTGACAGAGGAGCTgcacactgaaatatttgtctGGATTCCTGCAGCCAGGAAGTCCCCTAACATTAAGGGCAACTTCTGCTGTAATGTGGGGCAGTGTAGTGCACCTGCCTCAAGTCCTCACATTTAGGCTCAGACGGAAGCATAAACAAGTACTTGCTGCATCAACAAGGTAAGCTTCCAGAAGAGCAAAGCAAGACACCTTTGGAGAACTTTAGTGCAACAGGATGTGCATTTAGCACATGAAATTAAGATTCAAGAGTGATGATAATAAACTTGAGCGAGTCTAAGGAAGAGCCAACAAGATGCTTGGGGTTGAGGCATGCTCCTGtgaggaagggctgagggaATGGGGGATGggttagcttggagaagggaaggctttCAGGAGACCTAACAGCAGCCCCCCAGCAACTGTAAGGAGGCTGAAGAGAATATACAGCTATGCTCTTCCCTGACCTGTGTGATAGAAGCGATGATGGTCATAAATGCTTAGAGGCAAGGTTCTGCCTTGGTGTGGGGAAAGGTGTTCACTGTGAGGACAACCGTGGGAGCTGCAGCATAGTCTGAATTCACTATGACCCTGCTTTGAGCACAGGTTTGGACTCTTCAGGGGCCTCCTGctctgagtgattctgtgatttacagtgaaaatacaggttggggaaaaaaacacgTTAAAAATTCTGTATACCTGTTAGCATCCAtgtctccttaaaaaaaaaaaaataataataataatactcCTGGATCCACTGTACTGACTACACTGAGTCAAACAGCAGAATTTTATGAATTACTGCTTCCTAAAATTGTATGATGCTGTTACTATCTTAAAAAACTTCATGTGTGGTGCTTCCACCTTTTGGTATGTATTTTTTATCTTGCCTGATTTTGATACTGGAAACAATTAACAAAGGATTCAGGTATTAAGGAACCTGTTtgccaaaaaaataatttccttaggCCTGAACTTAAGGAAATCACTGCTTGCAATCAAATAGGTCTTTTGTGCTGAAGTAGACACACTCCTCAAAAAGGTTTCTGTCTGTCTTCAGATTATCCCAACTAAGCGGTAGTGCACTCTGGTGTTTTCTGAGAGAACTGTTGAGTTCTGTTTGCCTTGGTCATTCTTGCATGATTTGCAATcttacatttttcattcttgatTTTTTCAGTAAGTGCCTTAGTTGATAGGGCGtgtattttaaggaaaaaagatctTGCATGAAAAGAAGACGGAGAGAATACTAAGATCTCCCAAAACTGCCTGTTGACATACCTGTTTCTTTACAAAGTTAAGCACTGTTTTTGTTCCTCTTGCTGTTACTTCTTCCAATCTCCCCCTTTTTCTCCAAAGATGAGTCAGATGCACAGATTTCTTTTGGCTTCCTCTGCCCTTAAAAACAAGAGGATTGCTCTGATCAGACTTCACAGACGACTTTAAAATGACAAGAAGCATGTGATGTGTATAAAAACATGAATGACGAgataaagcagaacaaatgcattcagattgatcatagaatcattatagtagaaaaagaccactaacaccatctagtccagctgccAGCCCATCACCGCCATATCActgatcacatccctcagtgccacatctacacgtttcttgaacacccatcatggacagtgactgcaccaccctctgggcagcctgtgccaatgcatcaccactctctgagaacaaatttctcctaatatcctACCTGAagctcccctggcacaacttaaagccattacctctcatcctatgtGCACCAAGATGCTATCTCATGGACACATATCCGTCATTCTGAGAATTCATTTTTTCACATCTCATGTACAAAGTTGAAGTTATAAATACTTGGCATGAAGGCAGCTGCTGAATTTTTAGGATAGCTGTATCTCAGTAAATCCAGgagctagagaaaaaaaaaaaaaaaaaaaaaaaaaaaaaaagcacgaaGCTGGCATCTGAGTTAGAGCAGAAGTTCAGTTTCCCTCCCTGCTTCCCTCTCCCCAACAGGTTAGGAAGGTGTTTGCCtagccagctcctcaccataGGTGTCTGTGCTGCGGTGTGCCTCCAGCACCTCTGGGCTTACAATGATTGTAgtcaggagagaaaacagacagCCTTTTAGGTCTGTTGGCTGCTGGGAGAAAGTAACTGCAGTACTCAGTCACTGCTGTTGCTATCTGTAAAAATCAAGGTGCAAACTGTGAAATTTGTTACCCCTTTTATTTATCTTACATGGTGCATGAGGAGACCCTTCCCACAAAGGAGGTGGTAATAAAGCTGAGAATTCACTAGGAACTGAAGTAGGCTAGGAACTTTGTGCTGAAGGAACTGGTTAGCAGAACTCAGGCTCAGCTCACAGCATCCTCTGCCAaagcagcccagtgctgctggccACTCAGTCCTCTCACcctgctttcagagcagatgCAGCCCACATAGTGTCATCATCCATGTACTGAGCTGATCCCAGCTTGCTACAGAGTTTACACAGAGACCAACATAGAGGCCATGCAGCTTTTTGCCCAAGAGCAGGTGCTTAACACATGAACTTCCCTGTGCCCTCTGAGGCACCTAAAAGCTGTTACTAGTTTCTCAGGTAAAGTTTTCTCCATACAGATGTGGAaaccctgctctgtgctttcttccTGTCCTCTTCCAACACTGACTGGGTCTCCTGTGCAATTGTGTGGGCATCAGATAACCTTCCCAGGCTGCGAACACGAACTGGATTCTCACATTAAACTTGtacctgagaatttgctctaccagATTGTGTTACTATTGTGTTAGTTACAGTGTTAGAGCTCTTTGTATCTggttcccatggaaataaataggagacactATTTTCAGAGGACCTATATCTAAGTGCATCACTTGGCAGCTTGTGGActtggaaaaggaaacaacaacagaataCTGAAATCAACTCAAACTCTAACTTCAAGTACTATAAATAGTTTAAAATTGCAATACCTTATTTTTGCCTTACCTTCTGCTTGTACAATTTGAGaatattaaaaaaggaaataggagGGCATCTTTCTCACATCTCTCTGACATACCCACCTTTAGAAGGTAGGAAACAGACACgtaaggggcctctgacaggagaTGTTCAGACAGGAGCTGGTATGGATTGCTCAGTGGCAGTTTTGCCATCACTTTCAGTCTGGATCCAATTTTTGCCAGTGGGAccttaggagaaaaacaatcaaaatctGAGCTGTAATTGAGCTGGGGTATGGATTTCCTCACTTCCACTTGGATCTTCTGAGGCATTCTCTGAATGTCAGGTATTGGCGAGGCACTGACCTGGGCAGACAGTCCAGCTGAGATAGAGTAGCACTTCCATCAGATATCCTCCTTCAGTGCTGCCCTGGAAATATCATTTCTACTGTTTGTGTTACACTtccactgctttgctgttgttctgAGCGCTCTGGAAATAAACATCCACAGTTATACATAATCTATGGATCACAAAAATGGTCTGTTGGATGGAATCATAgaaatcactgaggttggaaaagaccactaagatcttCTAATCCAACAGATGTAATAACAAAATACTGCTCTGCAGGTTCCAGCTCTCTCTTGCTGTTCATAATGTTGTCTCCATGCTTATCTGTCCATCTGCATCTCATTAATTCCTCCAAATGAGAAACAGTCACTCTGCTAAGAGCAGATTAATATATACAGTGTGCCCAGTGAATTCAGGCTTGTGATGTCTGTCAGCTCAGTTTAATGTAAATTTCCTGTCTGAATGCAACAGCATTTCTCTGGTGTAGTTACGcttacatttaatttaaaacattacTCTTTGGTTCTCTCAGTTCAATGCCTTAAATGTATTGATTCAGAGGAAGGGGTTAAGAAttgataaagaaaaacaaaaatattttaaacctAGTTTATGTTTTCgtagaaaaaaaattttgtaGAAATAGTAAATAATTGGTCTGGGCTAGCTAGgattttctgagattttttttaatttttctttttccatctttaaaacttcattttatttttccagtatgGAAACTCTCTGAACCttactacttttattttttattttaacctaACATGGGAGTGAAAGAAGCCCACCAGATGCACTCTCACTTTTGTTCCAGTGCCACTGCTAATGCTGTGGTGTTACAATTCTAATTAAAATTACTATTATTAAAGAAAAGGTAGATGATAGGTAGGAAAAAGGTAATTTTAATTAGAATTGGAATTGTAACACCACCGCATCAGAAATGGCATTCTGATGTGGTGTGCTGCTTTTCACAACATGGCTTCACATCAGCCTGGCCTAATAGTGCTGGATTCCTCTGAAAGATAAAAAGGTTCTAACTATTTAGAACACAGCTAATCCTCTGAaaaccaatttaaaaaaaatgatccCTATTTGTTCAAGGTATTTACATCTCTTACCTACTAATGATCTCCACGTGGCGGAGCTGTAGAGTTAGGAATAAGTTTTCAAAGAACAGAATCATCGAAGTGACGTGTTGCACTGGTTAACTGAGCAAGGCCCATAACTTTCTAACTGATGAGAGCTGTGTGTCCTTACAGGTTTTCCTACCATAACAAGTTGCACTGGACCTTAGGAAAATGGGTAAGGAAacctttttctttgttaataGCCCCTATTCACCGTACAGGCAAACATCCCAATCTCATTttgaagaaacatgaaaatctCAAATATGATTTGATTGCCCATTCCTACCAATACCAAGACATTCACTTGTACCTTTCCCAAGCAAACTGATGCTCAGCCGGTCTCCAAGGAATAGCTTCTCTGGAAAGGCTGCTGATAGTTTCATGGTGAACATGCCGTTACACGGAATGGAATACCAACTAGGCAGCAAGGGTCAGCTTGTCACAGCTGTGCCCCATCCCAGCTTCTTCTATACCCCCAGCTCCTTGCAGTGAAtacagagagaaacagagaaagcttACCATTGTGCAAACCCTGAtcagaaacagctgaaacaCTACAGTGTTATCAGCATCATTCAGGTCACAAATGTAAAGCAGAGCaccatatcacagaatcattaagtcTGGAAAAGAACCACCAAGATCACTTAATgcaacccatccccaccatgcccactgaccacatccctcagtccCACATCTCCACCTTTCTCAACCAGCTCCAGGCACTCCatcagctccctgggcagcacgTTCGAcgcctcaccactccttctgagaagtaATTTTTCTGTATATCCAACCCAAGGCTCTCCTGGTGAAACTTACAGGTTACTTCAAAAAATTAATCCCATCTCATCTAGACCAGCACAGTATCATACACTATCAAGACCCCAATGTTACACTCCTGCAGGAGCAGTTTACACAGTTCATTATTTACGCTTCCCAGGTGCTATAAAAGGTGcacttgaaataaatgcttactCCTTATCAGAGCTAGAAACCTATTGTTGTACTTGGAACCAGTGCTAAAGCCCACAGAATTATCAGTCACTGATAAATTCATAAGAGTTCACACAATATACTTTCTGAGTCAGCATAggttcttctgtttctctcccttCACACATACATGCtcaacatttattaaaaaaaaaataaacccactAAGGTTAATGAACTACaataaaagggagaaaactAAATGCTACGTATCATATAGTTGAGTGCATGCACATGTGTATTTCCTGGTAAAGCTTAATATAACCAGAGAACAGCTTTAAGCCTGGTAGAAGAGACCCAGGGAGCAGACAAAGCCCAGAGCCATCACTGACAGTAAAGCACTCTGCTGAAAGCCCAGCTGTCTGACCAGGACTGAAGTAGAGAaaaactggaaaggaaagaagctcTCAACTAATTtgatttctcaagaaaaaaaaaaaaaaaaaagagaagaagaagaagaaaattgttccagcttaattgaaaagaaaaaccaataACAAAAAACCTCTGTTGATTGCATCAGTTCAGATCAGCCCAGATAGGGCTTCGAAGAAGCGGTAAGCAGCTAAGACCTTCCTAATAACCGCATCCCAGCCTACACATAACCTCCCTTTACCTCCCTTTCATTCTGTATCTTACCACAACCAACCAAGGTGTGAGAGAATTTCACTACTCCTCTGGTCGACATTTGAAGTattccaaaccaaaccacagcCCTCCCCTGACCTTGATTCACTTCACCTGTGCAGGATCAGTTAGCAGGAGTGCAACCTGGAGAGAAACTAATTGATTGCTGATAGCTGTGTATgccccaaaaaaaaaagctcaaattcTTACGGAGAAAAATCTTTACCTTTGTGATAGGATGGATTAGTATTCTAAGAAATTGCATCTCATTTCTTTCCCCTGCTGCCTTTAGCTGTTCTACCTGTATCACTTCAGTGTAATAACTTTTTTTGACCATTCAGCTGGACATGGATAATATTTTCCTGCAATGCTTTGAAGAGAGATCAGGGATCCGTGACagctgaaagaatttttttggTTGGAATTTTAAATTCAGTGCTATGGTAAGCAGCACTAAAGCTGTCCCTTTGTCCCAGTGAAACTTGCATAATAGTTTCATCCAATTCTTCCTTCTCATTGGTATGCATGGCTTGCCATTACTCTGAGCAGACTCCAGTCTGTTGGCAGGCAGTAATTTAAAATGGcatctttttgttattttactcATTTTACGGCTCTTAGGAGAGCAATCTTTTGTCTGACTGTATCTCTGAAGCCGTTTTGGTCAGACATACAGGCTCTTGCATTGctcaaagcaataaaaatctTGTGGGAGGAAAGTTCAGATGGCAAGTAGTCAATAGTGTTCCTTGGCTGCCAAGGCAACTTAAGCACACCCCAAGCATGGTGAAGCTGTGCTAGCAAACCCAGCAACCAGCTCTCTCACACAAAACCACAGGATAATGACTTGACTGTGCTCAGAGAATCCCTTGCCATGACTGAGACAATGGAAGTGTTCATTTTCATTGAAGCCAAAATTATACAAAAATATGTACAAATCAGGTTTTGAGATTAAGTTCTTTTTGGCATTGGAAAAAATTCATACGAAACACATTTCTGTACATTATCCCTCCATTTTTatgatttctcttctttttttttttaatcaaaatttttatttaatgaaaatttatttttaaagaagaaaaactcttCTACTTTTTGtaggaaataacattttaaatctCTTTGAGTATCTCACATTTAGGAAGAGCAGCCCAGGAGCTTGAGGATTTGCATCTACCTATTCCAGCTCTTGCTTTGGTGACCCTTAAGCACCATAAGATGCAAATATGTAGGGATCAAAGTCTCATGGATCTGCTCAGTTCGCAATGTGTTTTTCATTAGCTCTTGTATAGCAGCAATTATCTTTATCTTGCATCAGTATTTAATACCCTGTACAGATTAGGGTGATCATCAAGTTTAGTCAGTAAAGGCAATTCTTTATATCTTTTTCGtcttttaattactttaaaatgaagacaaaCTTCCTTTTAGTTCAGTTCAACAAGCTTTCACACTGAAATAATACAGAACAGGCTTTCTAACTTGTACTTTCCCTGTTTGAGTTCAGGCAGCCTCCTCCTGCCAAGGCCAAACTGTCAACCACATTTGGGGTTGGCCCAACTCTCCATCTCCCATGGTCCTCAGATTTTTCCTCTATATAATCTAATGAAACAACAGAGGTTTCCTCATTATTTTAGAAAGACACTCCTAATGGCCAAGCTTCACCCCTGTCTTGGGTTTCCTTGGTTTAATTAAAAGGATGGactgtttctgaaaacacacCTATTGTAGCCTACCAAGATaaatcatttctctgcagatctgAAAACAACTCACCCTTCTCTAGCTGTACGTGTTTGGTGAGCAGCTCAGTGATGGGGGAAGCGCTGCTGATGGCTGCATGTGAGCGGGGAACCAGCAGGACGGGGTCTAATAAAAATGTTGCCCATATCATGCATCAAAATGGAGAATAACCTTACAAGTAAGGACTGCTGAATTCACACTGAAGTCCAAAGGGGCAGTGCACACTTTGCTTACTGGTGCATTGTGCATTTAGTCCTTAATGGAAATATCTGAGCATCTGCAAATGGGAACCTTGGCATGAGCCAGAGTTTGCTACAAAAGAACCTTGCCTTTGAGTGTTGCAGGGGTGCTCTGCTTTTTATTATCTTACTATTAATACACAACTGTCACCCAGTTTCTATTATTCTGTAATTAACCTAAAGCTTGCACTTGAGTTAGCTGTGCTTTTGCTTGTTCCTTACTTGTTCCACTGATATCTGCTGGTTTAGCAATAGGGATTAGTTTATCAGTTTAAAGACCAATATa
The Lagopus muta isolate bLagMut1 chromosome 4, bLagMut1 primary, whole genome shotgun sequence genome window above contains:
- the FGFBP2 gene encoding fibroblast growth factor-binding protein 2 — encoded protein: MKRVALLFLVVICGMGGLGQKLKPKKRSNGEEINFRTKNKDVCTMSISGDEEMKARIECKGQGKSYWCEYTGMPLLCNPFRNNPKMYWNQIAMELRKLPHACESTQILKASMCQKAPVDALMKQVAAGMGPEDVANRDKSSQKTSASVRGAGKSSVKKMGKPAMLPRIKPTQPGQGSENESEAMKLAREHCWESLHEFCSYIIGFFRG